CACGGGGATTTGGGGTTTGTGTTGTTGGTCGGTTGGGAACAAATCTACTGTCCAGGCAGAATCACAGTTGAGCTATGTTTAGTTTCCAAAGTGTGACAGAACAGTCATTTTCCCAGGACTCATGGCAAGAGAGAACACAATTACAcagttaattaaaaaaaagacaCTTCATTGTAAGGGAACTAAAATTGAGGTGGATGGACCAAAAAAGAAGATAGTTAGAGTGGCGGAAGTTGTGGACTAATATCCGTCGAATTAACCACCACTTGACATAAGCATAAATTACAGATCTTACCTTTACCAGTCGATATCACCCCTTttccagtcctctctctctccccaccagaaACCTCTGCCATTATATGGGTCTCAGCTAATTACAAAACTTGATTCAGGTGTGTATAATTAGTCCTCTCCCCATGTGTACTGTTTTGTTGGAAGACTGCAGCTCAGTAGTCGGCTTTGCCTTCACCTGCCGGGCACATAGCGTCCTTTCAAGGTGACCTGGGACCCTATCTcacaatatgtatatatatatatatatatatatatatatatatatatcccttGAGTTCATCCTACACACAGTTCCTGAGTCAACCCTCAGCATTCAAAACATCTGAACAATAAAAATGATTGAAAACGTTTGCATTCTCGTTAGGCTTCATTGTATTTTTATTCAGTTACTGTTTTCTGAAAGTATTTCTATCTCGTCTCCACATTTTGTGTGACTCTTGattacattttttgttttgcGTCAACAAATCTACCCAGAATAAGACAGAGAAAACAAGTTTTTAGCAATGTTctgcatttatatatataaaaatatatataccataataagtatacagtatatagggGTTAAGTAGTAAGGGGTCCATGCTAAATTAACTCATGCAAGCTGAACGTACAAGCGGTGAGCTTGTTCCACTGCCTAATATGAGTACTACAACTGAAATATAATACAAACAGCTTATCCTTAAAAGCAAAGTCAATCAATCCCCAGTTATTTTTGTTGAACTTTTGCTTCAAAGCACATCATTAGAAAAATCTTGCTGCCCATTTTGTAACCGCTCCACCTATTTTTGGAAGAAATCCTGGTAGAACCATCATGGCAGCATCTCCAACGAAGTTCAAAGCCTTGTTCATAAAGGATGGACTATCCTTCTCCTCTTGGTCCTTCTGAGTTTTTAGATCTTGTATCTCACTTTGCAGTTGCCGTGCTTTTTCATCAAAGCCCTGCTTGATGAGGTCATTTTGCTCctgtaaaagtaaaaaaaaaaaaagttgttctGGAAAGCAGGATGATGGAGGATGTAGTTGTGATAAGTAGTAACAGAATGAGGATTTCATCATTTTGTGCTGACCAAAGTACGTCTATACGCATtatttttgtatgtgtgagtttgACACTCATACATTCTGCTTGGCCTGCAGAGATTTATTAGAGGAAAGAAAGTTAGTTTTGTTCCTCCTGTGTACACAGACTGTGTGTACATCTGGGCGTGTCTCACCTTCAGCTTGGCGTCCATAACTCTCTGGTACTCTGCAGCTGCGTTTCTCCTGTCGGCCTCCATCTTCTCCATCAGCTGGTTGACGTGCTGCTCGTGAGTTCTGTTCTGGTCCTCCTGCAGCCTCTTCTGAAACCTGACCTGCTCCTCCGCTGCACACCGCTCTCGTTCAGCCTGCTCCCTCCTGGCCTCTTCcgctacacagagagagaaaaaacacagCAGGTTACATGAAATACACTTCCTGAAATATTGCGGTGCTATAGTGATAGTATACTCGTGTCACCTTTTGTCCTCTGCTCAGCTTCAGAGAGAGACTTGTCTGCTGCCAGGATAGTCTGTCCAAGGCTGGCCAGCCCATCCAGGTACACCTTGAGAACCTCCTCTGCCTGGGACACAcgcaaagagagaaatagatatgAGAGATGATAACTTAACTACACACAAGGAAAAACCTGGTAATACTGATTTAAACTCTCATCTGAACTTATTTGAAAGCTCCACATACCTTCACTCCTTTGCCCTCTGTCCTCCTGTATATCTTGGTCATCATTTGGAGGTCAGTGCAGTACTTGTTGTATCCACCAGGGACAGTGTAGTCAgagctccccttctcctccagagGGCCGAAGACATGCTTGATGATGCTTTCACACTTCCTCTTGGACTCCTGGCAGTTCTCCTCACGGATCTGCCGGTACTCTGCCTCAAGCACTTCCTGAAAAGACAACAGCAAAAAGAGGAGGTTAAAGGACATTTGAAAAAATACTGGTTTAGTTTTCCTGACATTAAGGGACATACTAAAATCCCTTCAGGAGGAAAATACCTTCAGGAGGAAAACTCAGGAGATTTTGTTTTTATTCTGAGTCCTGAGTACAAGTTAGGACACATTTAAATCTGCAATTTCTGCACTCTCAAAATATATGTCAGACATATGACACTCTTAAAATTAAATGTtgaactattattattattaacaaaCTAAACAGCTTGAAAGTTGAAAAGGCATTAAAAGAATTCTGGAAAGACACACCATGAGCATGGTCTGGTATTTCTGGTCCTCGTCCTTAAAGGTACTTTTCATGAAGATGGCCACAGCCTCCTTCTCTATCTGGGCGTGGATATCAGACAGCTCCTCCAGGGTCTCGGTGGGGAACGCCACAAATGATGCCATGTTCTGCTGGTAGAACACCCTGGCACGCTCAACAGCATTGGAGTTCTCAATCTTTGACAGCGCCTGTACGGCGTTGTCCAGGCAGGGGATCTGCCCGCTGCGGATGGCAGCAACGTACGTCTCTGCCAGGTTACCCAACACTGCGGTAGAGACACAGGTTGTAAAAAATATATGGTTGTCATATAATTAATAAGGTTGCAACATGAAAAATTATATTGGATAGAAGTTAGGTTTTCGGTAATACTCACATCTGCCAGTTACCAACACACCACCTTTCAAGGTCTTGGTTTTGGCGTTGGTGAAGATGTGGCTACAGAAGTTATTGGACTGCTGGACAAATTTGGGCTCCAAGTCATCATCGGTCAGATCATCCATGCGTCTCATCTTCTCTCCGTCAGCCGGACGATCAAACACAAAACACCAGCGAGGAGAGAAAAAGTTCCGGAGGCATTCGCGTGGGAGGTTGTATGCCTGAATACTCTTACTGTGACCTTTGGAAAACCGTTGCAACTTAATTTTAGAATAATGCGACCAATGTTTCAATATTGGACAACATTTGTGatcaagacatttacatttagcagacgctcttatccagagcgacttacagtacagggatattccccctgaagcaagtagggtgaagtgccttgcccaaggactcaacataatttggcacggctgggaatccagctggcaaccttcagat
The DNA window shown above is from Osmerus eperlanus chromosome 3, fOsmEpe2.1, whole genome shotgun sequence and carries:
- the LOC134017121 gene encoding guanylate-binding protein 1-like, which encodes MSGTVSMKEPVCLVESDREGKLHVVPAAQDILKQIDQHVVVVAVVGLYRTGKSYLMNKLAGKNKGFALGATIQSKTKGIWMWCMPHPKQADHTLVLLDTEGLGDVEKGDEKNDNWIFSLAVLLSSTMVYNSMGTIDNNALEKLHYVTELTEHIKVKSGNEDEDESAEYMRFFPSFVWTVRDFTLVLELNGKAVTADQYLENALKLRSGHSKSIQAYNLPRECLRNFFSPRWCFVFDRPADGEKMRRMDDLTDDDLEPKFVQQSNNFCSHIFTNAKTKTLKGGVLVTGRLLGNLAETYVAAIRSGQIPCLDNAVQALSKIENSNAVERARVFYQQNMASFVAFPTETLEELSDIHAQIEKEAVAIFMKSTFKDEDQKYQTMLMEVLEAEYRQIREENCQESKRKCESIIKHVFGPLEEKGSSDYTVPGGYNKYCTDLQMMTKIYRRTEGKGVKAEEVLKVYLDGLASLGQTILAADKSLSEAEQRTKAEEARREQAERERCAAEEQVRFQKRLQEDQNRTHEQHVNQLMEKMEADRRNAAAEYQRVMDAKLKEQNDLIKQGFDEKARQLQSEIQDLKTQKDQEEKDSPSFMNKALNFVGDAAMMVLPGFLPKIGGAVTKWAARFF